The segment CCCTAGGTCTCAATTGGTCATGCAGcttccgattttttttttttttttcccacttggaATTCAGTGCAAACTATGTAAGGCAACTTGAGCTAGTCTACTGAATAATGACATGATATGCAgctcgttggtaaagaatccgcctgcaatgcaggagaccccggttcaattcctgggtgggggagatccctggagaaggcataggctacccactccagtattcttgggcttcccttgtggctcagctggtaaagaatccgcctgcaatgtgggagacctgggtttgggttgggaagatcccctggagaagggaaaagctacccactccagtatcctggcctggagatttccatggactgtatagtccatgggatcgcaaagagtagggcacgactgagcaactttcacttcacttcacttatgcaGAAACAAACCAGCCTAGCTGAGATGATGTCACCAGATGAACTACTCAAGCGAGTCCAGCtcaatctgttaaaaaaaaaaaaaagccacctccacaaaaagaatattttagaacATGCTTCTACAATACCTTACCATTCTCTGTAATATTCTCACACTCAGGTGTTTCTCATGCTGGATTATAAACACTAGTAGCATAGGGTCTCTATTGGTCTTACTGGTAATTTTCTTCCGGGATGCcacacactgcctggcacatagcaggtactcaataaacatgaTTGGTTGAAAGGACCAGATCCATGGAATGAGTCTCACCAGATTACAAAGGGATAATTTCCAGCAATGAAACTGCATTTCCTCTCAAGCCTTGTGGCCAGTGGTAGATAGAAGGTGAATTATGATGTGTGCAGAACATGGGACCTTGGGGAGTTCCGTAACCAAGAAGAGAAGAAGTAACAACAGCCAGTGTAGACAAAAGAACTgcttctcccttcttccccctccAAGTTCCTAGCAGAGAGCTGAGCCCAGCATCCCAGATTGCATAGGCAAGCTTTTGGAGACTTTAACTTCACTTTGGTACCCTAGCCTACAGCAGCTTAAGGTGTTGGCTTTCTAGGCAGACAGGAGGCTTTTAAGTAGCAAAGCTCTCTGCACTCAGCAAGCCCAACACCATGGGGAAGGGAGACGTGGAAGCATCACCCACCTCGGCCTACCGCTCTGTCATGGAGGAGTATGGTTACGAAGTGGGCAAAGTCATTGGCAATGGCTCCTATGGGACAGTGTATGAGGCTTACTACACAAAGCAGAAGGTCATGGTGGCTGTCAAGATCATCTCGAAGAAGAAGGCCTCTGAGGACTATCTTAACAAGTTCCTGCCCCGTGAGATACAGGTTGGAAAGGGGTCTAGAAGAGGGAACTGATACCAAGATACTTAATGGTTCTCAAAAGGGGTACGGTTAGGAGGGGGTGGAGCCAGAAACCACTAAATCACGACTGAATGACTCACTAGGCAGCTAGGAAAATTTAAGTTTCTTTCCACCTCACCTTCAGACCCTCCAAAAGTAAAAGTACAAAACAGGGTTTGTCCACAGGCCACCAGCCCTCTGGGGTTTGATTCTGTTGCAGAGTTCTAAAAAAGCAgcagtgggagaggaggagggctggAGCACAGCTCCCTGCCTGGGTTTGATGGGTCCCTCTTCTGGAGCCAGGTGATGAAGGTCCTGCGGCACAAGTATCTCATCAACTTCTATCAGGCCATCGAGACCACATCCCGGGTCTACATCATTCTGGAGCTGGCTCAGGGTGGTGACGTTCTTGAGTGGATCCAGCGCTACGGGGCCTGCTCTGAGCCCCTTGCTGGAAAGTGGTTCTCCCAGCTGACCCTGGGCATCGCCTACCTGCACAGCAAGGGCATCGTGCACCGGTGAGGGCGCTGCCACTCAGACTGGGGCCTTTGGGCTCCAGGGGGTTTTATGCACAGCTCCTACTTTCTGCTCTCTTTCCCTCACCCTCCCCTCCTTGATCTCCCTCCTGAGTATCTAGGCCCATCCATCCACTTTAATCGTCTGCTCAAGAACATGTATTAAGTGCCCCCTGTGAGCACAGCACTTTATGAAAAGTGATGTTAAGCTCTCAGTAGTCCTTAGCTGCCATCCTCTCCCCTTTGGGTTCTGCTCACAACTTCCTggctttccttcctctctgccctgTGTCCTCATAATGGCATCTCTCTCCCTTTGCCTTTCCTCATCTCTAGCCTCTGACCCCTGGCCCTTCAGCTGCCAGTCTAATACTAAGCCCTCTCCTGACCCCCAGCCTTTCTGCTGCTGGTAGGGACTTAAAGTTGGAGAACCTGCTGCTGGACAAGCGGGAGAACGTGAAGATATCGGACTTTGGCTTCGCCAAGATGGTGCCTTCCAACCAGTCTGTGCGGAATAGCCCTTCCTACCGCCAAATGAACTGCTTCAGCCACCTCAGCCAGACCTACTGTGGCAGCTTTGCTTATGCCTGCCCAGAGATCTTGCTAGGCTTGCCCTACAACCCCTTCCTGTCTGACACCTGGAGCATGGGCGTCATCCTCTACACTCTGGTGGTCGCCCGTCTACCCTTTGATGACACCAATCTCAAGAAGCTGCTGAAAGAGACTCAGAAGGAGGTCACTTTTCCACCTAACTATGCCATCTCCCAGGAGTGCAAGGTGCTGGCTCCCCTAGGAGGGCTGAAGCCTTGGGTGCCCCGTAGGGAGGGAACACCCAACCTAGACCTCCCGATCCAGGGGAAGGCTCCCCGCCACCAGGGCCATCTCATGCCCACTCTCTGCCCTAGAATGGCAGGGAGGGCTTAAAGGGCCAACCCCTGGGCTTGCACCTGGGATGAGTGATAAGCAGGTTTTAGTCTCTATCTCTAGGCCAGAAGGGGATTCTGCAAGGATTCCCCTCAAGATATTGGCTTTCTGAGCAGACAGGAGGCTTTTAAGGGTAAAGTCAGGGCCATACTCCCTTTCACCAGAGTGGTGTGATGGGCTATCCTGCTTCTTCCTTAGGTCCAGCTGCTCATTGCCTGTGTGGCACAGTAGGGGGCCAGCTCAGCCAAGacctctctctcccctgccctaGAACCTGATCCTCCAGATGCTACACCAAGCCCCCAAGCGTGCCACCATCCTGGACATCATCAAGGATCCCTGGGTGCTGAAGTTCCAGCCTGAGCAACCCACCCATGAGATCAGGCTACTCGAGGCCATGTGCCAGCCCCCCAGCACCACTAATCGTCACCAGTCCTTGGAAATCAGTACCTGAAAgtggcagagaggggaggggggttGAAAGAGGAGCAAAGCAGGAGGGTCTGGGGATAAAAATCTTttataccaaaaataaataaatctaattcTGTTTTAGTTTCATTAGCTGGAGTCACATTCTTTCCTCAGGGGACCCTTAGCAGGGAACAGTGCTGAGGGTGAGAGGTGGATTTCTGCCCAGAGCCTGTAACCGGTCATCTTGACACCAGTTAAGTCTAGGTTGTAATTTACAATGTAGCTCTTCTGTGGTTCTGAAGGTGGGCTGGGCGAGATGGGAGGAACACCTGCTTCGGAGACGCTTCACTGTTCTGGCTGAGGACATGCTCGCTGCTGTGTGTCTCCATGCACTCCAAATGTTCAAGTAGTGGGGCAGAACTTGCTGTACCCTGGTTGCTCTGTTTGTCTATAGTCCAAAGGGACAGCATTGTTCATTCTTTTAGAAACCAGTATCAGGAGGTGGGCAATATTTTGGCTCCTTCCTCCTCCAAATGCCACCTTAACCACCACTGAAACAGTCCCAGTAGTTAGGGTCCCTCATTATTGTTCCTACACGTGGAAGTAACAGTTTCAAACCAAGCCTATTCACTATGCGTTCTGGAGAAAGCAAACCTATTTGCCGCGTTATCCGTGTATTTCTCCTTTCCTATCTGTGAACGGGCTTAGTAAAAGGAATATGGGTAGTAAATCATGCGGCTCTCTTTGTATGGCACAATTGGGTAAAAAGGGATGAGGGAAGACTTAGGGGCGGCCCCACATGATTCTGGGATAATACTAGATGGCAGTTTCCTTACCCTCAGCGCTAGGCATCCCTAGGACAAACCAGCTTGAGAGATGGAACAATATCTGCCTGGAACACACCAGGTTAAGATACTGGAAGCTCCATTTGTTCTACACTACAGCTCCCCTTTCTCACTCTCATTGTCACTCATTTCTTGAAACAAAGCTCCGAGAACCAGGAGATGAGTTTCAGTGGTAGACAAGGCAGCATAAGCACTAGGGTTCCGTCCGCCCAGTTTTATTGGGGATGAGGGCACTGTAATGCTATCCATGGGagcccaggggctcttcccgtaCCAATCCTTCTTCATAG is part of the Bubalus bubalis isolate 160015118507 breed Murrah chromosome 11, NDDB_SH_1, whole genome shotgun sequence genome and harbors:
- the TSSK4 gene encoding testis-specific serine/threonine-protein kinase 4 isoform X1 translates to MGKGDVEASPTSAYRSVMEEYGYEVGKVIGNGSYGTVYEAYYTKQKVMVAVKIISKKKASEDYLNKFLPREIQVMKVLRHKYLINFYQAIETTSRVYIILELAQGGDVLEWIQRYGACSEPLAGKWFSQLTLGIAYLHSKGIVHRLSAAGRDLKLENLLLDKRENVKISDFGFAKMVPSNQSVRNSPSYRQMNCFSHLSQTYCGSFAYACPEILLGLPYNPFLSDTWSMGVILYTLVVARLPFDDTNLKKLLKETQKEVTFPPNYAISQECKNLILQMLHQAPKRATILDIIKDPWVLKFQPEQPTHEIRLLEAMCQPPSTTNRHQSLEIST
- the TSSK4 gene encoding testis-specific serine/threonine-protein kinase 4 isoform X3, yielding MGKGDVEASPTSAYRSVMEEYGYEVGKVIGNGSYGTVYEAYYTKQKVMVAVKIISKKKASEDYLNKFLPREIQVMKVLRHKYLINFYQAIETTSRVYIILELAQGGDVLEWIQRYGACSEPLAGKWFSQLTLGIAYLHSKGIVHRLSAAGRDLKLENLLLDKRENVKISDFGFAKMVPSNQSVRNSPSYRQMNCFSHLSQTYCGSFAYACPEILLGLPYNPFLSDTWSMGVILYTLVVARLPFDDTNLKKLLKETQKEVTFPPNYAISQECKVQLLIACVAQ
- the TSSK4 gene encoding testis-specific serine/threonine-protein kinase 4 isoform X2, with translation MGKGDVEASPTSAYRSVMEEYGYEVGKVIGNGSYGTVYEAYYTKQKVMVAVKIISKKKASEDYLNKFLPREIQVMKVLRHKYLINFYQAIETTSRVYIILELAQGGDVLEWIQRYGACSEPLAGKWFSQLTLGIAYLHSKGIVHRDLKLENLLLDKRENVKISDFGFAKMVPSNQSVRNSPSYRQMNCFSHLSQTYCGSFAYACPEILLGLPYNPFLSDTWSMGVILYTLVVARLPFDDTNLKKLLKETQKEVTFPPNYAISQECKNLILQMLHQAPKRATILDIIKDPWVLKFQPEQPTHEIRLLEAMCQPPSTTNRHQSLEIST
- the TSSK4 gene encoding testis-specific serine/threonine-protein kinase 4 isoform X4, translating into MLQQKIGEVMKVLRHKYLINFYQAIETTSRVYIILELAQGGDVLEWIQRYGACSEPLAGKWFSQLTLGIAYLHSKGIVHRLSAAGRDLKLENLLLDKRENVKISDFGFAKMVPSNQSVRNSPSYRQMNCFSHLSQTYCGSFAYACPEILLGLPYNPFLSDTWSMGVILYTLVVARLPFDDTNLKKLLKETQKEVTFPPNYAISQECKNLILQMLHQAPKRATILDIIKDPWVLKFQPEQPTHEIRLLEAMCQPPSTTNRHQSLEIST